The genomic region ACATTATGGGCTTTTCCaagaaactattggcttggttaaaatcgtatcttattggcagaacccaaatgGTGTTTTTTCGTTCCTCAATATCTAAAACTCTTCGAGTTACCTCAGGTGTCCCCAAGGCATCTATTATTTACCCTGTTTATAAATGGTTTGCCCTTGGCCACTGTTGTGTATGCAGCCCTATCATACGTTAGCCATCTGGCAACTCTGCTGGCTTGACGCCATGAACAGTTCAGCCGGTCGTTCGCAGCAAGCACACGCGTTATAAACttgcgatatatatatatgtaatttcaATATCACCTAATCAATAAACATTCTAAGATATTTCAAACTGGCGACGAGGATGGGATGCTAATTATCATCCGAAATAAACTTGGAATTATTGAcgcaaaatatcaaaaaattgtCACGCACAAAAGCATACATATACGTTTACATATACATGCTGTGGTGAAATTTTGCAAACgtttacacacacatttgcatGGCAGAGTCGCTTGCTGGTGAATTTGGAGAGATTAGATTGGCCGGCGTTTTTGAGGAAAAGAAGGAAGTAATTGATTCTACGAGTGCTAAATATACTCAACGGAACCCAATTATGACGACAGTTGGAAGTTTGGAACCGTTTGATTTGGGACAGCCAAATAAATGGGGCTCATATTTGGAGCGATTTAAATTGTTCCTGCTTGCCAATGATGTCAAAGACGAGGGTCGCAAAAAGCATCTTTCCTCACATTGGTCGGAGCACCAGTCTACGATCTTTTGACATCATTGGCGTTTCCAAACCAGGTCAGTACATTACCGTTAGACCAAATTGAGAAGATTCTAACTGATCATCTTTGTCCACGTCCATCGGAAATCGCGGCATTTTATCGTTTTCACAAACGTGATCAACATCCGGATGAGACCGTCGGAAACTATCTCGCAGCCCTGCGGGCATTGGCAGTGGGTTGCAATTTTGGAGCAGCGTTGGACAGAATGCTGCGTGATCGTTTTGTATGCGGCATGAGGGATGAAAGCTTACAGAGAAGTTTTCTTGCAGACACTGAATTGACAGTGCAGAAAGTTTTGGAGAGAGCAACTACTAGTGAAGCTGCAGCAGCGAGTGCAAAGGCTATCAGACAGCCTAACGACACTATCCACAGCATCAAATCACAGCGCCCTCAACAACCACATAAAGGAAAAGGACAACAATGTGCGGGTTGTGCCGGTCCACACGACCGGCAGCAATGCCCTTATCGTGAAGCAATATGTCACGGCTGTGGCCGGAAGGGCCATCTTAACCCTCTCATGCCCgatgttgcatatacgcaacATTGGATTTATAAGCCTATAACTACcgttgttttaaattttttgttttgaaactTTCGCTGAAATATAGCTGCATGTGCTAAGTGAGCTTACAGCTAGTTGTTCGGCAAGCTGCACACGCGTTCAGTTTGTAGCTATTCTCCCGAGAGCATAGTGAAAAAATGAGATCTGTAAAAACACGTGGTTTTAAATTAGtgtttaaaatcaattaaacaaTTACTTCATCGTAAATCTAAGTTCAACAACTTGTTAAAGAAAGGTAAGagagtatataaaaaaaaaaaaccaatgaaaaaactatttaatttgtttgtaataattttgtaaatgtagtgttgcgtatatgcaacattGGGCTACTGTggaaattttggaaaaataaaattttttctgtatACAGATTCTCCAAAAGGTCTGACTCAAGCTGAGATTGAAAAATTTGCCAACTTTGATTGGGATGATTCGGGTGATGAggaaaatgaagaagaagaagatcgAAATATGGAGGAAATTAAAGAAGTAACTTTGCAAAATTTGGATAACAGAGCTGAAAATGTGCAAGTTAGATTGATTGACCAACTTATTAGATGCGAAAATGATGGagaattgaatgaaaatgaaaacgttGTACAGGAGGTAGTGGAACTAATTGATTTGAGGAATTTGAAGTGGAGGAGTACAAAGTTTATGGAAAGTGAGACCACTTGGAAAAGTGAATTACGCAGCAATGCCGTGAAAAACCCCATCAaatattttagtattttttttgcgGATGAACTGGGGCAGAAAATATGAGAGGAAACGAACTTATATGCCATTCAAACGAAGAGCGTAGAATTGAAATGCACTGAAATGTTTGTTGGCATACTTCTTTACCTTGCAGTTGTGAAAATACCAGCTTATAGAATGGCGTGGGTGGATTTCAAACTAGCGGCCGTTGCAAATGCATTAcagatttgaaaaaattaaacagttttttccaTTTGAACGACAATTCTAATCAGCCTCATAAGGGAACACCTGAATATGACAAGTTATATCCATCATCACTCCTTTTGACAAAGAATTCATCCTCATTATCACCAACTCCATTATGACCACCTCCGTTATCACCAGCCCCATTATCACCAGCTCCATCTTCACCAGCTCCTTCTACGGGCTCTAAGTCAAACCCCCTAAAAGAGCTTATGTTGCAGACCCAGCAAAGTCACTACGACTTGATGGTTATAATCATTGGCCGAAATGGGGAACAAGAGGAAGATGTAGAGTATGCAGATCGGGATTTTCAAGCGTAAATGTAGCAAGTGTAATGTGCACTTGTGCTCCAATCcccaaaaaaattgttttgtgtcctatcatacataaatattaataaacggcatttgaaaaaaaaaaagaatttgacTTCAAATATATAACACAATTGCCCaatgttgcatatacgcaacATCCTGTAGCTCTTGAACCAGGACACCAAggacattcaaatttttttcagCTGATATTAAGGTCAAGTCTAGCTTATATgtcaattcaaaaaaattttagccACGCCCAATTTAATTCGGGCATGAGAGGGTTAAGCGTGTCTGCCGGAGTAATGACTCGTCGAACGATGTTCATCCAGTAAAGGGCAAATATTCACGCGGGAAATCGGTAAACCTCATATCTAATCTGGTGAGCCTGAAGAAACGTATCACGGTACAgattaatggaaaatcgtGTACTTTTGAAGTGGATTCTGGATCTGACGTAACTATGATGACGTTGCGGACTTATGATCGCATCTGGCCAACAAACAAGCCTAAGGTTTACAACTACGATCCGGGGTTTAGTGACTATCAACACAACCCAATCCAGATACTAGGAGTTTTTGATGTATCAATTCATTACAACGGTCGTAATATTGATAATCTATCAGTCATCGTCACTAAAAGGGGTTGTAGCGACCTTCTGGGTTGTAACTGGTTCGACCCACTAGGCATCAGTATCAAGGGCATACATTCAGTGGGCAGTGACGTACAGATCGCAGGCATTCTGAGTAAGTTCGAACACTTATTCTCAACAGAACTTGGTTGTTACACTGGTCCGGCAGTCATATTAAACATTGATGCTACAGTGCCACCAGTGCGACTACCTCCACGCCGAATTCCATATGCTCTAAAGGGACTAGTCGAAGAGGAGCTGGATCGCCAATGCAAGCAAGGGATTCTTAAACCTGTGGAGTATTCAGATTGGGCCACTCCTATTGTACCAGTTATCAAGAAGGACGGTTCAATTCGTATTTGCGGCGACTATAAATCAACTTTAAACAAAGCGGTTAAGCCGCACTGCCATCAAATACCGGCGATCAACACTTTGCTGGCATCTATGGAAGGTGGATCGATTTTTGCCAAAATTGATCTGGCTCAAGCTTATCAGCAGTTAGTAGTCGACGAAATCTCGTTTTTGCTGCAAACAATCAGTACACATAAGGGTGCATTCAAAGTTACTCGATTGCAATTCGGCATTTCATCAGCACCAGGCATTTTTCAAAGCTGTATTGAGAATGTGGTACAGAATATTTCCGGAGTCTTACCATATTTTGATGACATTGTAATAATTGGAAAAATGGAAACGGAATTGGCAACTAGATTACAGGAACTGTTTATACGTTTTGACAAAGCCGGACTGCGACTACGCAAGGACAAATGCCAATTCGGAGTACCATTCGTTGAGTTTTTAGGTTTCAAAATTGACTCAACTGGTATAAGACCATGTGCCGATAAAGTCTCGGCAATCAAAGACGCACCAGCACCTAAGGATAAAAAGCAGTTGCAGGCTTTCTTAGGACTACTAAATTTTTATCACTCATTTTTGCCACATAAAGCAACAGTGGCAGAACCCTTACATCGTCTTTTGGATAAAAATGCAACTTGGAGGTGGGACAAACAGTGTGAGAAGGCTTTTTCTACACTTAAGGAACTTATTGGGTCAGACGACGTACTAGTGCATTATGATGGTTCATGGCCACTAGTGCTAGCTTGTGATGCGTCACCATATGGACTCGGTGCAGTTTTAAGTCACAAAATGCCGAATGGAGCGGAGAAACCCATCGCTTTTTACTCCCGTACCTTATCCAAAGCTGAGCGAAATTATGCTCAGATTGATCGAGAAGCTATTGCTTTGGTAGCAGGAGTAAAGAAGTTCCACAACTACGTCTACGGTCGTACTTTCACACTAATCACCGATCATCGACCTCTGTTGGGTATTTTTACCACATCGAAAGCAATCCCAAACATTATTTCAAATCAGATGCTACGTCGATCTTTGTTCCTGTCAGCATATACTTTCGAGCTAGTACACCGCTCCGGTTTAAAAATGGGCAATGCGGATTTTCTAAGTCGTTGTCCACTGTCAGCAGCATCGGACGCTGTTAGCACCGACGATGTGCTAATGATCGAATTAGCAGCAACGCCAATCATAAGTGCTGAGGCGATGGCCGCTCAAACATCGAAGGACCCCTTATTGGCGAAAGTATCAAACTGGGTGTTAAGGGGATGGCCTGACATGAAATTGGAGCAATCAGATATTGCATATCCATACTATTGCCGTCGGCAACAGCTCTCTACAAATAAAGGAGTTTTGATTTGGGGAAATCGCGCCGTAGTTCCACCGAAATCCAGAGCAACAATTTTAGCTGCTCTACATGCCGCTCATCCAGGCATTGTAAAAATGAAGGCGTTAGCGCGTAGCTATGTTTGGTGGCCAAACATTGACGCTGAGATTGAGCTTATTGTTAAGAAATGTATTCCATGCCAGCAGAATCGTAACGATCATTCAGAGGCACCGGTGCATCATTGGGAGTCAGCCAAGCGGCCGTGGTCCCGTCTACACATCGATtttgcaggaccttttcaaggAAAAACCTTTCTTCTGGTCGTGGATTcttactcaaaatggctagaGGTTGCGGTTGTTAGCTCCACTTCTACAGCGGCTACAATTAAAGTTCTCAGGCAACTGTTTGCTACGCATGTGTTACCAGATCAGTTAGTGTCAGACAATGGCACAGCATTTACCTCCGAAGAGTTCAAGGCATTCCTCCACAACAATCTAATTCGACACATTAGATCAGCACCGTTTCACCCAGCAACAAACGGCCAAGCAGAGCGCATGGTGCAGACCACCAAAAACTACCTTAAAAAACTATCTCCGAACAATAATATGGATCTAAGCCTTGctcgatttttgtttaatcaaCACATAACTCCACATGCAACGACAAATCGCTCGCCAGCTCAGCTATTGTTAAATCGGGAGTTAATGTCCTACTTTGATAAACTACAGCTACAAGAAATTTCTAATGGAGCAGAGCCATTTATTAATCAATCGAAATGTTTTGATACAGGCAAATCCGTTTGGGTACGAAACTATGCACCGGGTCCAAAATGGATAGAAGCCTACATATCCGAGCAAACAGGACCAGTGTCTTACAAAGTTCGTCTGACAGACAATCGCATCATAAAGCGTCATTATAACCAAATTCGAAGCCGAGTTGAACAAACAGATGTAAGCATATCACATCAGGCACCATCAGCAACTGATGACAACACGGAAGATCCTGCTTCCAGTAACCACTCTAGGCCAGAGAGTCCTATTCAAGATGATCCACAGTCATTGCATGCCTCACCGATGCCACGACGTTCTGCTCGCATGAGACGACCCAGCTACTAGCCAACATTTTCAACAGGATCTTTGATCTCTGCCACTTCCCGACCCAACGGGAGTGCGCAGAGATTATAATGATTCCTAAACCTAGAAAACCCGAGAATGAAGTAACCTCGTATCGTCCGATCAGTATGCTGGCAATACTTTCTAAGATAttcgaaagaatatttttggccagagTGTTGCCGCTACTGGACGAAGGAAACACGATCCCAGAACACTAGTTTGGATTCCGGAAACACCATGGCACTCCTGAGCAATGCCATCGCATCGTGCAGAAGGTGCTTTATGCTTTCGAAGACAAGCGGTATTCCTCCGCTGTCTTTCTGGACGTGAAGCAGGCCTTCAATCGAGTCTGGCATGATGGGCTCCTGTACAAAATAAAGCTGCTCCTCCCCGCCCCGTACTACATGGTACAGTAATCATACATCTCGGACAGGCGGTTCTACGTTAGGTGAGAGAGCTCTTTATCAAGAATAGAGCGCATCAAAGCGGGCGTCCCTCAGGGCAGTGTACTGGGCCCTATACTATACA from Drosophila willistoni isolate 14030-0811.24 unplaced genomic scaffold, UCI_dwil_1.1 Seg169, whole genome shotgun sequence harbors:
- the LOC124460949 gene encoding uncharacterized protein K02A2.6-like; this encodes MMTLRTYDRIWPTNKPKVYNYDPGFSDYQHNPIQILGVFDVSIHYNGRNIDNLSVIVTKRGCSDLLGCNWFDPLGISIKGIHSVGSDVQIAGILMPPVRLPPRRIPYALKGLVEEELDRQCKQGILKPVEYSDWATPIVPVIKKDGSIRICGDYKSTLNKAVKPHCHQIPAINTLLASMEGGSIFAKIDLAQAYQQLVVDEISFLLQTISTHKGAFKVTRLQFGISSAPGIFQSCIENVVQNISGVLPYFDDIVIIGKMETELATRLQELFIRFDKAGLRLRKDKCQFGVPFVEFLGFKIDSTGIRPCADKVSAIKDAPAPKDKKQLQAFLGLLNFYHSFLPHKATVAEPLHRLLDKNATWRWDKQCEKAFSTLKELIGSDDVLVHYDGSWPLVLACDASPYGLGAVLSHKMPNGAEKPIAFYSRTLSKAERNYAQIDREAIALVAGVKKFHNYVYGRTFTLITDHRPLLGIFTTSKAIPNIISNQMLRRSLFLSAYTFELVHRSGLKMGNADFLSRCPLSAASDAVSTDDVLMIELAATPIISAEAMAAQTSKDPLLAKVSNWVLRGWPDMKLEQSDIAYPYYCRRQQLSTNKGVLIWGNRAVVPPKSRATILAALHAAHPGIVKMKALARSYVWWPNIDAEIELIVKKCIPCQQNRNDHSEAPVHHWESAKRPWSRLHIDFAGPFQGKTFLLVVDSYSKWLEVAVVSSTSTAATIKVLRQLFATHVLPDQLVSDNGTAFTSEEFKAFLHNNLIRHIRSAPFHPATNGQAERMVQTTKNYLKKLSPNNNMDLSLARFLFNQHITPHATTNRSPAQLLLNRELMSYFDKLQLQEISNGAEPFINQSKCFDTGKSVWVRNYAPGPKWIEAYISEQTGPVSYKVRLTDNRIIKRHYNQIRSRVEQTDVSISHQAPSATDDNTEDPASSNHSRPESPIQDDPQSLHASPMPRRSARMRRPSY